Proteins from a single region of Streptomyces vinaceus:
- a CDS encoding Tex family protein translates to MTMSIEGRIAEELGVRERQVKAAVELLDGGSTVPFIARYRKEATEMLDDAQLRTLEERLRYLRELEDRRAAILDSVREQGKLDAELEARINAADTKARLEDIYLPFKPKRRTKAQIAREAGLEPLADGLLADPSVEPAAAAAAFVDADKGVADPAAALEGARAILTERFGEDADLIGELRERMWGRGRLAAKVREGKEEAGAKFADYFDFAEPFTALPSHRVLAMLRGEKEDVLDLTLEPEEPGETPGPSTYEGMVARRFGISDRGRPGDKWLADTVRWAWRTKIQVHLGIDLRMRLRAAAEDEAVRVFAANLRDLLLAAPAGTRATLGLDPGFRTGVKVAVVDATGKVVATEVIYPHVPANKWDESLAKLARLAEEHAVELIAIGNGTASRETDKLAGDLIARHPELKLTKVMVSEAGASVYSASAFASQELPDMDVSLRGAVSIARRLQDPLAELVKIDPKSIGVGQYQHDLSEVKLSRSLDAVVEDCVNGVGVDVNTASAPLLSRVSGISGGLAENIVAHRDNNGPFRSRKALKDVARLGPKAYEQCAGFLRIRGGDDPLDFSSVHPESYPLVRGMAKTAGSDVAALIGNTGVLRSLRPEQFVTEAFGLPTVTDILRELEKPGRDPRPAFKTATFKEGVEKIGDLAPGMILEGVVTNVAAFGAFIDIGVHQDGLAHVSALSKNFVKDPRDVVKPGDIVRVKVLDVDIPRKRISLTLRLEDEADRPAGGAPRQREDRQEQRGGRPPQQRGGGQGQGGGQGGGQGGQDRGQGRGQRQGGQRQGGQGGSGSPAPANSAMADALRRAGLTGGSEERRGR, encoded by the coding sequence GTGACGATGTCCATCGAAGGCAGGATCGCCGAGGAGCTCGGCGTACGGGAGCGGCAGGTCAAGGCCGCCGTCGAGCTGCTCGACGGCGGCTCCACCGTGCCGTTCATCGCGCGCTACCGCAAGGAAGCGACCGAGATGCTCGACGACGCCCAGCTGCGCACCCTTGAGGAGCGCCTGCGCTATCTGCGCGAGCTGGAGGACCGGCGCGCGGCGATCCTGGACTCCGTACGGGAGCAGGGCAAGCTCGACGCCGAGCTGGAGGCCCGGATCAACGCGGCCGACACCAAGGCCCGGCTGGAGGACATCTACCTCCCGTTCAAGCCCAAGCGGCGCACCAAGGCGCAGATCGCCCGCGAGGCCGGCCTGGAGCCGCTCGCCGACGGCCTGCTGGCCGACCCGTCGGTGGAACCTGCCGCCGCGGCGGCCGCGTTCGTCGACGCCGACAAGGGCGTCGCCGACCCGGCGGCCGCCCTGGAGGGCGCCCGCGCCATCCTGACCGAGCGCTTCGGCGAGGACGCCGACCTGATCGGCGAGCTGCGCGAGCGCATGTGGGGCCGCGGCCGGCTCGCCGCGAAGGTCCGCGAGGGCAAGGAGGAGGCGGGCGCCAAGTTCGCCGACTACTTCGACTTCGCCGAGCCCTTCACCGCGCTGCCCTCGCACCGCGTCCTCGCCATGCTGCGCGGCGAGAAGGAGGACGTCCTCGACCTCACCCTGGAACCGGAGGAGCCGGGCGAGACCCCCGGGCCGTCCACGTACGAGGGCATGGTCGCCCGCCGCTTCGGCATCAGCGACCGCGGCCGGCCCGGTGACAAGTGGCTGGCCGACACCGTCCGCTGGGCCTGGCGCACGAAGATCCAGGTGCACCTCGGCATCGACCTGCGGATGCGGCTGCGCGCCGCCGCCGAGGACGAGGCCGTACGCGTCTTCGCCGCCAACCTGCGCGACCTGCTGCTCGCCGCCCCGGCCGGCACCCGGGCCACGCTCGGCCTGGACCCGGGCTTCCGCACCGGTGTGAAGGTCGCCGTCGTGGACGCCACCGGCAAGGTCGTCGCGACCGAGGTGATCTACCCGCACGTGCCCGCCAACAAGTGGGACGAGTCCCTCGCCAAGCTGGCCCGCCTCGCCGAGGAGCACGCGGTCGAGCTGATCGCCATCGGCAACGGCACGGCCTCGCGCGAGACCGACAAGCTCGCCGGGGACCTGATCGCCCGCCACCCCGAGCTGAAGCTGACCAAGGTGATGGTGTCCGAGGCGGGCGCGTCCGTGTACTCGGCCTCGGCCTTCGCCTCGCAGGAACTCCCGGACATGGACGTGTCGCTGCGCGGCGCCGTCTCCATCGCCCGCCGCCTGCAGGACCCGCTGGCCGAGCTCGTCAAGATCGACCCCAAGTCGATCGGCGTCGGCCAGTACCAGCACGACCTCTCCGAGGTGAAGCTGTCGCGCTCGCTCGACGCCGTGGTCGAGGACTGTGTGAACGGCGTCGGAGTGGACGTCAACACCGCCTCCGCGCCGCTGCTCTCGCGGGTGTCCGGCATCAGCGGCGGCCTCGCCGAGAACATCGTGGCCCACCGCGACAACAACGGCCCCTTCCGCAGCCGCAAGGCCCTCAAGGACGTGGCCAGGCTCGGCCCGAAGGCGTACGAGCAGTGCGCGGGCTTCCTGCGGATCCGCGGCGGCGACGACCCGCTGGACTTCTCCAGCGTGCACCCCGAGTCGTACCCCCTGGTCCGGGGCATGGCCAAGACCGCCGGCAGTGACGTGGCGGCGCTCATCGGCAACACCGGCGTGCTGCGCTCGCTGCGGCCGGAGCAGTTCGTCACCGAGGCCTTCGGCCTGCCGACCGTCACGGACATCCTGCGCGAGCTGGAGAAGCCGGGCCGCGACCCGCGGCCGGCCTTCAAGACGGCCACCTTCAAGGAGGGTGTCGAAAAGATCGGGGACCTGGCACCCGGGATGATCCTGGAGGGCGTGGTCACGAACGTGGCGGCCTTCGGCGCTTTCATCGACATCGGCGTCCACCAGGACGGCCTGGCCCACGTCTCGGCGCTGTCGAAGAACTTCGTCAAGGACCCGCGGGACGTGGTCAAGCCGGGCGACATCGTCCGCGTGAAGGTCCTGGACGTGGACATCCCGCGCAAGCGGATCTCGCTGACGCTGCGGCTGGAGGACGAGGCCGACCGCCCGGCGGGCGGTGCTCCCCGCCAGCGCGAGGACCGGCAGGAGCAACGCGGCGGCCGTCCCCCGCAGCAGCGCGGCGGCGGCCAGGGCCAGGGCGGTGGCCAGGGCGGTGGCCAGGGCGGTCAGGACCGCGGTCAGGGACGCGGACAGCGCCAGGGCGGCCAGCGCCAGGGCGGTCAGGGCGGCAGCGGCTCCCCGGCCCCCGCCAACAGCGCGATGGCCGACGCCCTGCGCCGGGCCGGCCTCACCGGCGGCTCCGAGGAGCGCCGGGGGCGCTGA
- a CDS encoding SCO6745 family protein: MTIPERAARHCWHAAINPLHATIYFSPDLGKEFAALGVTERPAVNLASRSAAMGAVGPGTVTATFYNYRHDFVARHLPAVWGTITPEQALEARLRAADSTLRRLLGEEAIASPGLAEAADLALRAAEGCTRHARPLYAAHADLPVPEEPHLRLWHATTLLREHRGDGHLAALLLAGLDPLEALVSHTATGRGMTPKWIKAIRGWEQSDLDAAADRLRERGLLDADGELTEEGAAVRERLEADTDRLDAAPYEHLGAEGLARLADLGGQFVVRAVTAGAFPADAFGKA; encoded by the coding sequence ATGACGATTCCTGAGCGCGCCGCCCGTCATTGCTGGCACGCGGCGATCAACCCGCTGCACGCGACCATCTACTTCTCTCCCGACCTGGGCAAGGAGTTCGCCGCCCTCGGGGTCACCGAGCGGCCCGCCGTGAACCTCGCCTCCCGCTCCGCCGCCATGGGCGCCGTCGGGCCCGGCACGGTCACCGCCACCTTCTACAACTACCGCCACGACTTCGTCGCACGGCACCTGCCCGCCGTCTGGGGCACGATCACCCCCGAACAGGCCCTGGAGGCCCGGCTGCGCGCCGCCGACAGCACCCTGCGCCGGCTCCTCGGCGAGGAGGCCATCGCCTCCCCCGGCCTCGCCGAAGCGGCCGACCTCGCCCTGCGCGCCGCCGAGGGCTGTACGCGGCACGCCCGGCCCCTCTACGCCGCCCACGCCGACCTCCCCGTACCCGAGGAGCCGCACCTGCGCCTGTGGCACGCCACCACCCTGCTCCGCGAGCACCGCGGCGACGGCCACCTCGCCGCCCTGCTGCTCGCCGGTCTGGACCCGCTGGAGGCCCTGGTCAGCCACACCGCCACCGGGCGCGGCATGACCCCCAAGTGGATCAAGGCCATCCGCGGCTGGGAGCAGTCCGACCTCGACGCCGCCGCCGACCGGCTGCGCGAGCGCGGGCTCCTCGACGCCGACGGCGAACTCACCGAGGAGGGTGCGGCCGTGCGCGAGCGCCTCGAAGCCGACACCGACCGCCTCGACGCCGCCCCCTACGAACACCTCGGCGCCGAAGGCCTGGCCCGCCTCGCCGACCTCGGCGGCCAATTCGTCGTCCGGGCCGTCACCGCCGGAGCCTTCCCCGCGGACGCCTTCGGCAAGGCCTGA
- a CDS encoding M1 family metallopeptidase, translating into MHRKVIAPSVLAASLLLVIPASAASSVQGAPGIGDPYYPASGNGGYDVSHYDLRLQYQPKTDLLEGTATLLTTAKQDLSRFNLDFGLKVSEIRVNGAKAKFATSGEHELEVTPAQPLKKDIPASVVVKYAGKPSEFKVDGWSAWQRTPDGGVAAQEPDSAVWWFPSNDHPLDKATFDISVNVPDGTQAISNGVLQSQSSRLGWTRYNWRSNKPQATYLATLAIGKFDVTTGQTSSGLPILNAYSKDLGDNAGAARASVERTGEVAEWLEGVFGPYPFNALGGYVPNVPSSFALETQTRPFYSPKQFANGANVQVVVHELAHQWYGDSVSVDGWKDIWINEGFARYSQWLWSEKEGEGTAQELADWAYGLRAADDPFWQVKPGDPGPDNQFHGAVYDRGAIALQALRNELGDETFFKILKGWPAERAYGNAKVGDFVRYAEKISNKPLAQLFETWLYTPGKPAFAPPAAASKGARSLQAAPAAKPVEPKSWKKIAETNTIHEH; encoded by the coding sequence GTGCACCGCAAAGTCATCGCCCCGAGCGTCCTCGCCGCCTCCCTCCTGCTGGTGATCCCGGCATCGGCGGCGAGTTCGGTCCAAGGAGCCCCGGGTATCGGCGATCCGTACTACCCGGCGAGCGGCAACGGCGGGTACGACGTGTCCCACTACGACCTGCGCCTGCAGTACCAGCCCAAGACCGACCTGCTGGAGGGCACCGCCACCCTCCTGACCACCGCCAAGCAGGACCTCTCCCGCTTCAACCTGGACTTCGGCCTGAAGGTCAGCGAGATCCGGGTCAACGGCGCCAAGGCGAAGTTCGCCACGTCCGGGGAGCACGAGCTGGAGGTGACCCCCGCCCAGCCGCTGAAGAAGGACATCCCGGCCTCGGTCGTCGTCAAGTACGCCGGAAAGCCCTCGGAGTTCAAGGTCGACGGCTGGTCGGCCTGGCAGCGCACCCCGGACGGCGGAGTCGCCGCGCAGGAGCCCGATTCGGCCGTCTGGTGGTTCCCGAGCAACGACCACCCGCTCGACAAGGCCACCTTCGACATCTCGGTCAACGTCCCCGACGGCACCCAGGCCATCAGCAACGGCGTGCTCCAGTCGCAGAGTTCCCGGCTGGGCTGGACGCGGTACAACTGGCGCTCGAACAAGCCGCAGGCCACGTACCTCGCCACCCTCGCCATCGGCAAGTTCGACGTCACCACCGGCCAGACGTCGAGCGGTCTGCCGATCCTGAACGCCTACAGCAAGGACCTCGGCGACAACGCGGGTGCGGCGCGCGCGAGCGTGGAGCGGACCGGCGAGGTCGCCGAGTGGCTGGAGGGGGTCTTCGGGCCGTACCCGTTCAACGCCCTGGGCGGGTACGTGCCCAACGTGCCGTCCAGCTTCGCGCTGGAGACGCAGACCCGGCCGTTCTACAGCCCGAAGCAGTTCGCGAACGGCGCGAACGTCCAGGTGGTCGTGCACGAGCTGGCCCACCAGTGGTACGGGGACAGCGTCTCGGTCGACGGCTGGAAGGACATCTGGATCAACGAGGGCTTCGCCCGCTACAGCCAGTGGCTGTGGTCGGAGAAGGAGGGCGAGGGCACCGCGCAGGAGCTCGCGGACTGGGCGTACGGGCTGCGCGCCGCGGACGACCCGTTCTGGCAGGTCAAGCCGGGCGACCCGGGCCCGGACAACCAGTTCCACGGAGCCGTGTACGACCGCGGCGCGATCGCCCTGCAGGCGCTGCGCAACGAGCTCGGCGACGAGACGTTCTTCAAGATCCTCAAGGGCTGGCCGGCCGAGCGCGCCTACGGGAACGCCAAGGTCGGGGACTTCGTCCGGTACGCGGAGAAGATCTCGAACAAGCCCCTGGCGCAGCTGTTCGAGACCTGGCTGTACACCCCGGGCAAGCCGGCCTTCGCCCCGCCGGCCGCGGCGTCCAAGGGCGCCCGGTCCCTCCAGGCCGCCCCCGCCGCGAAGCCGGTGGAGCCGAAGTCCTGGAAGAAGATCGCCGAGACGAACACGATCCACGAGCACTGA
- a CDS encoding oxygenase MpaB family protein, protein MRETELPAPGPKAARRPDPEPPAPGGVLWTISGDIRALLMLPAAFTMQVAHPAIGAGVDEHSVFRTDPWGRGERSLRSVQLWVYGGERAAEEGRRVRRLHKEIQGVDTRGRRYHSLDPACYSWVHATGFPIYLYAGRYLLRPFTPAQERQLYREWLQVGRILGLHDRDMPQSIEEYWVYYRRMLAEEIEPTKVARELVATDGPLPRPEGGSLPVRLLLRLTWPVLRAAFLRFRAFVTVGYMPPEARAAIGLEWSPAQERALRRFSTAVRLLVPLLPERLRYLPIAREARARRRAGAP, encoded by the coding sequence ATGAGAGAAACAGAGCTCCCCGCACCCGGGCCGAAGGCCGCGCGCCGCCCCGATCCCGAGCCGCCGGCCCCCGGCGGGGTGCTCTGGACCATCTCCGGCGACATCCGGGCCCTGCTGATGCTCCCCGCCGCCTTCACGATGCAGGTCGCCCACCCCGCGATCGGCGCCGGGGTCGACGAGCACTCCGTCTTCCGCACCGACCCCTGGGGGCGCGGCGAGCGCTCCCTGCGCTCGGTCCAGCTGTGGGTGTACGGCGGGGAGCGGGCCGCCGAGGAGGGCCGCCGGGTGCGCCGCCTGCACAAGGAGATCCAGGGCGTCGACACCCGGGGGCGGCGCTACCACTCCCTCGACCCCGCCTGCTACTCCTGGGTGCACGCCACCGGCTTCCCGATCTACCTCTACGCCGGGCGGTACCTGCTGCGCCCCTTCACCCCCGCGCAGGAGCGGCAGCTGTACCGGGAGTGGCTCCAGGTGGGCCGGATCCTCGGCCTGCACGACCGGGACATGCCGCAGAGCATCGAGGAGTACTGGGTCTACTACCGCCGGATGCTGGCCGAGGAGATCGAGCCGACCAAGGTCGCCCGCGAGCTGGTCGCCACCGACGGGCCGCTGCCGAGGCCCGAGGGCGGATCCCTGCCGGTGCGCCTCCTGCTGCGGCTGACCTGGCCGGTGCTGCGGGCGGCGTTCCTGCGCTTCCGGGCGTTCGTCACCGTCGGCTACATGCCGCCCGAGGCCCGCGCCGCCATCGGGCTGGAGTGGAGCCCGGCCCAGGAGCGCGCGCTCCGGCGGTTCAGCACGGCCGTACGGCTCCTCGTACCACTGCTGCCGGAGCGGCTGCGGTACCTGCCCATCGCGCGGGAGGCCCGGGCCCGTCGGCGCGCCGGCGCCCCCTGA
- the sph gene encoding sphingomyelin phosphodiesterase, whose protein sequence is MLHTKLSRNRAAATAVAAIAVGALAATGAPAASAAESAAAPRLSVLTYNTFLMSKNLYPNWGQDHRASEIPKASFFQGHDVVVLQEAFDNGASDALKSGASAQYPYQTPIVGRSKSGWDATGGAYSSTTPEDGGVTILSKWPIVRKEQVVYKDACGADWWSNKGFAYVVLNVNGTKVHVVGTHAQSTDPGCGSGEAADMRARQFKAIDAFLDDKNIPANEQVIVAGDMNVDSRSPEFASMLANADLANSDSRTGHPYSFDTAQNSIANYRYPTDPREDLDYVLYRKGNARPAGWENNVVKEESAPWTVSSWGTSYTYTNLSDHYPLIGR, encoded by the coding sequence ATGCTGCACACCAAGCTCAGCCGCAACCGCGCCGCCGCCACGGCCGTTGCGGCGATCGCCGTCGGCGCACTGGCCGCCACCGGTGCGCCGGCCGCCTCGGCCGCGGAGAGCGCCGCGGCCCCGCGGCTCAGCGTCCTCACGTACAACACGTTCCTGATGAGCAAGAACCTCTACCCCAACTGGGGCCAGGACCACCGGGCTTCGGAGATCCCCAAGGCATCCTTCTTCCAGGGCCACGACGTGGTCGTGCTCCAGGAGGCCTTCGACAACGGCGCCTCGGACGCGCTGAAGTCGGGCGCCTCGGCGCAGTACCCGTACCAGACCCCGATCGTCGGCCGCAGCAAGAGCGGCTGGGACGCGACGGGCGGCGCCTACTCCTCCACCACCCCGGAGGACGGCGGCGTCACCATCCTCAGCAAGTGGCCGATCGTCCGCAAGGAGCAGGTCGTCTACAAGGACGCCTGCGGCGCCGACTGGTGGTCCAACAAGGGCTTCGCCTACGTCGTGCTGAACGTGAACGGGACCAAGGTCCACGTGGTCGGCACCCACGCCCAGTCCACCGACCCGGGCTGCGGCTCCGGCGAGGCGGCCGACATGCGCGCCCGCCAGTTCAAGGCGATAGACGCCTTCCTGGACGACAAGAACATCCCGGCGAACGAGCAGGTCATCGTCGCGGGTGACATGAACGTCGACTCGCGCTCCCCCGAGTTCGCGTCCATGCTCGCCAACGCCGACCTGGCGAACTCCGACTCGCGCACGGGCCACCCGTACTCGTTCGACACCGCGCAGAACTCCATCGCGAACTACCGCTACCCGACGGACCCGCGCGAGGACCTGGACTACGTCCTCTACCGCAAGGGCAACGCGCGCCCGGCGGGCTGGGAGAACAACGTGGTCAAGGAAGAGTCGGCGCCCTGGACGGTCTCCAGCTGGGGCACCTCGTACACGTACACCAACCTCAGCGACCACTACCCCCTGATCGGCCGCTAG
- a CDS encoding HAD family hydrolase, producing the protein MRTVVLDVGETLTRDDRYWASWADWLGVPRHTLSALVGAAVVDGRDNADALRLLRPGLDVGAEYAAREAAGRGEQLDDTDLYDDVRPALAALRAAGVRVVVAGNQTVRAGALLRALDLPADLVVTSGEWRVAKPSPEFFARVLQVSGAPAEETLYVGDHPANDILPARAAGLRTAHLRRGPWGFWWADDPAVRAAADWSVDSLYDLVDLVKE; encoded by the coding sequence ATGCGTACCGTGGTGCTGGACGTGGGCGAGACCTTGACCCGCGATGACCGCTACTGGGCGTCCTGGGCCGACTGGCTGGGCGTGCCCCGACACACCCTGTCGGCGCTCGTCGGAGCGGCCGTCGTAGACGGCAGGGACAACGCGGACGCGCTGCGCCTCCTGCGGCCGGGCTTGGACGTGGGCGCGGAGTACGCCGCTCGCGAGGCCGCAGGCCGCGGTGAGCAGCTCGACGACACCGACCTGTACGACGACGTCCGGCCCGCGCTCGCGGCGCTCCGGGCGGCCGGGGTCCGGGTGGTCGTCGCGGGGAACCAGACGGTGCGCGCAGGGGCTCTGCTGCGCGCCCTGGACCTGCCCGCGGACCTGGTCGTGACCTCGGGCGAGTGGCGTGTGGCGAAGCCCTCGCCAGAGTTCTTCGCCCGGGTACTGCAGGTCTCTGGCGCACCCGCGGAAGAGACCCTGTACGTCGGTGACCACCCGGCGAACGACATCCTGCCGGCGCGGGCCGCCGGGCTGCGGACCGCGCACCTGCGCCGCGGGCCGTGGGGATTCTGGTGGGCCGACGACCCGGCTGTCCGGGCGGCGGCCGACTGGTCGGTCGACTCCTTGTACGATCTCGTGGACCTCGTCAAGGAGTAG
- a CDS encoding helix-turn-helix domain-containing protein, which produces MADRIGQSMAALRRARRMTQQDLARESHVSLAMVKSVERGVRMPSPTLLEALASALSVDPSRLDPVYTGTHRRVHTVLPLISAAIAGYDIPLDPPARPLAEIQDITGQAMAWRLAAQYGHIASAAPGLLADAVGHLHAAAGRERAETARLVVDAARAADAVAYKFGAHDLSARLVDMMRWAADRTGDPDVIATAAYVRAETFLAAEAHRAGQAALERTLDSITGRGSEQANAVRGALFMRTAVLAARAANADAAYTHLREAGRLADGLREDVYLGTAFGPSSVRIHEVAVAVSLGREHTAHALDVARDWKPGQEIPAERRSGFYVELGRAQLWAGRPDDAFESLKVARRLAPQHVRQHPWARADIATIRRIKRADAESLSAFAEWIGAI; this is translated from the coding sequence ATGGCCGACCGCATCGGGCAGTCCATGGCCGCGCTGCGCCGGGCCCGCCGCATGACCCAACAGGACCTTGCTCGCGAGTCGCACGTCTCCCTCGCCATGGTGAAGAGCGTCGAGCGCGGCGTACGGATGCCGTCGCCGACGCTGCTGGAGGCGCTGGCATCGGCCCTGAGCGTGGACCCCTCCCGGCTCGACCCGGTGTACACCGGCACCCATCGCCGCGTGCACACGGTGCTTCCCCTGATCTCCGCCGCGATTGCCGGGTACGACATCCCTCTCGACCCGCCCGCGCGCCCTTTGGCGGAGATTCAGGACATCACGGGGCAGGCGATGGCCTGGAGGCTCGCCGCTCAGTACGGACACATCGCCTCGGCCGCCCCGGGTCTCTTGGCCGACGCTGTCGGGCACCTGCACGCCGCGGCCGGGCGGGAGCGTGCCGAAACCGCGCGCCTCGTGGTCGACGCCGCGCGCGCCGCCGATGCCGTGGCCTACAAGTTCGGTGCCCACGACCTGTCGGCGAGGCTGGTCGACATGATGCGCTGGGCCGCCGACCGGACCGGAGACCCGGACGTCATCGCCACGGCCGCATACGTCCGCGCGGAGACATTCCTCGCGGCCGAGGCCCACCGAGCCGGGCAGGCAGCCCTGGAGCGGACACTCGATTCGATCACCGGCCGGGGCTCCGAGCAGGCCAATGCCGTGCGCGGCGCGTTGTTCATGCGGACCGCCGTCCTGGCTGCCCGGGCGGCCAACGCCGACGCCGCCTACACGCATCTCCGCGAGGCCGGGCGCCTGGCCGACGGGCTGCGCGAGGACGTGTACCTGGGCACCGCGTTCGGGCCGTCGAGCGTCAGGATCCACGAGGTCGCTGTCGCGGTGAGTCTCGGCCGCGAGCACACCGCCCACGCACTGGACGTGGCTCGCGACTGGAAGCCCGGCCAAGAGATCCCTGCCGAACGCCGATCGGGGTTCTACGTCGAACTCGGTCGGGCTCAGCTCTGGGCCGGTCGGCCGGACGACGCGTTCGAGTCGCTCAAGGTGGCCCGCAGGCTGGCGCCGCAGCACGTCCGCCAGCACCCGTGGGCGCGTGCGGACATCGCGACGATCCGCAGGATCAAGCGTGCGGATGCCGAGTCGCTGAGTGCGTTCGCCGAATGGATCGGCGCCATCTGA
- a CDS encoding bifunctional aspartate transaminase/aspartate 4-decarboxylase, whose product MPETRFSREEIQALARLSPFELKDRFIRLAQETQAGEPGQKDTTARAMLNAGRGNPNWIATGPREAFHALGYFALDESRRVWTADHLGGMPERRGIGKRFDSWIRRHPQLPGTELLSACVAYALSRWGFDQDALVHELADAVIGDNYPVPDRMLVHAEQIVRGYLDFEVFGERPAVDRLSLFATEGGTAAMCYVFDSLVQNGILRKGDKIALMTPVFTPYIEIPGLDTFEFEVVSVSASLFAETGVRQWRYPPEEIAKLADPEVRMVCLVNPSNPPSLALSDRVAAQIKEIVATANPRLLIVTDDVYGTFVPGFRSLAAELPRNTLLVYSYSKHYGATGWRLGVIGLHEDNVIDEMLGELPREERERLARRYGSLSLEPERIRFIDRMVADSRSVALHHTAGLSPPQQALMVLFSLFDLLEEGQAYKERIRTIVQRRLGLLLEGARMKIAEDDRRAAYYVELDLLAEAERVHGKDFADFLEANYEPVDPLLRLAEQTSVVLLNGGGFDGPQWSVRVSLANLDDLDYLKVGHHLHEIFQEYAAEWRRTCLQTD is encoded by the coding sequence ATGCCGGAGACCCGTTTCAGCCGCGAGGAGATCCAGGCCCTCGCGCGGCTCAGCCCGTTCGAGCTGAAGGACAGGTTCATCCGGCTCGCCCAGGAGACCCAGGCCGGCGAGCCGGGCCAGAAGGACACCACCGCCCGCGCCATGCTGAACGCGGGGCGCGGCAACCCCAACTGGATCGCCACCGGTCCCCGCGAGGCCTTCCACGCCCTCGGCTACTTCGCCCTCGACGAGTCCCGGCGCGTGTGGACCGCCGACCACCTCGGCGGGATGCCGGAGCGCCGCGGCATCGGGAAGCGGTTCGACTCCTGGATCCGCCGCCACCCGCAGCTGCCCGGCACCGAGCTGCTCTCCGCGTGCGTCGCGTACGCCCTGTCGCGGTGGGGGTTCGACCAGGACGCCCTCGTGCACGAGCTGGCCGACGCCGTGATCGGCGACAACTACCCGGTGCCGGACCGGATGCTCGTGCACGCCGAGCAGATCGTCCGCGGCTACCTCGACTTCGAGGTCTTCGGCGAGCGGCCGGCCGTGGACCGCCTCTCGCTGTTCGCCACCGAGGGCGGCACGGCCGCGATGTGCTACGTCTTCGACTCGCTCGTCCAGAACGGGATCCTCCGCAAGGGCGACAAGATCGCCCTGATGACCCCGGTGTTCACCCCGTACATCGAGATCCCCGGGCTCGACACCTTCGAGTTCGAGGTGGTCAGCGTCAGCGCGAGCCTGTTCGCCGAGACGGGTGTGCGCCAGTGGCGCTATCCGCCGGAGGAGATCGCCAAACTGGCCGACCCGGAGGTCAGGATGGTCTGCCTGGTCAATCCGAGCAACCCGCCCTCGCTCGCGCTGAGCGACCGGGTGGCGGCGCAGATCAAGGAGATCGTGGCCACCGCCAACCCGCGCCTGCTCATCGTCACCGACGACGTGTACGGCACCTTCGTGCCCGGATTCCGCTCGCTCGCCGCCGAACTGCCGCGCAACACGCTGCTGGTGTACTCGTACTCCAAGCACTACGGGGCGACCGGCTGGCGGCTCGGCGTCATCGGCCTGCACGAGGACAACGTCATCGACGAGATGCTCGGGGAGCTCCCGCGGGAGGAGCGGGAGCGGCTCGCCCGGCGGTACGGCTCGCTCAGCCTGGAGCCGGAGCGGATCCGCTTCATCGACCGGATGGTCGCCGACTCCCGCTCGGTGGCGCTCCATCACACGGCCGGGCTCTCCCCGCCGCAACAGGCGCTGATGGTGCTCTTCTCGCTGTTCGACCTGTTGGAGGAGGGCCAGGCGTACAAGGAGCGCATCCGCACGATCGTCCAGCGGCGGCTCGGCCTGCTGCTGGAGGGAGCCCGGATGAAGATCGCCGAGGATGACCGGCGGGCCGCGTACTACGTCGAACTCGACCTGCTGGCCGAGGCGGAACGCGTCCACGGCAAGGACTTCGCGGACTTCCTGGAGGCGAACTACGAGCCCGTCGACCCGCTGCTGCGCCTCGCGGAACAGACCTCGGTGGTACTCCTGAACGGCGGCGGCTTCGACGGCCCGCAGTGGTCGGTCCGGGTCTCCCTGGCCAACCTCGACGACCTGGACTACCTCAAGGTCGGCCACCACCTGCACGAGATCTTCCAGGAGTACGCGGCCGAATGGCGCCGCACGTGCCTCCAGACCGACTAG